From one Leptospira stimsonii genomic stretch:
- a CDS encoding alpha-2-macroglobulin family protein, protein MKRFQNRILWLSVCIVLVLGVAFRFPISGSPNFYLGTDRSFGPGEKPYINLEGNGRADYEFRIYKIADPQAFLSKKVKERLIQENNEGAFGNPIALFSRTMDKFERNFRSVARKEFNSSTRSALKDTLGVNYDAPSQEKTLAVSAILSEHELVSTFFVPSVASSWAYRRIPVPVQENGVYLVEGVSGSNLAYTVLVRSGLNFLVKQASSETFVYVARKDTGEPVGDVDLNLFSLENGSIFHSSKTGSDGTFLYKGNTPVKTLILAKKGGEYAVSDPEFYSSSFYGEGGARAYIYTERPVYRPGDTVYFKGVVRNFNRDDYRVASGAATVSIHSEDGESPLPAIPVSISGDQGTFSGEFQLPNEDSIKLGNFTLVLNFQDKTFQTEFAVEAYIKPTFLVTVNVPKSNFLQKEEINATVKARYYYGQPLSGKEVQFRVFRRPKYDYSPVGKMNFDASADYLEQAGQSDKQELVHSGSGSLDKRGFYSIKFKPNKVESDSIYTVIASVQSEDLTLDGATSFSVNRSAFFLKMEKDQAVYEPGKESKLRIKLVPYDKTLSDEARKKEIQGRKVELVLYNREIQHSSEGGRSKISKTSATTNDSGVAEVSFQIPKRGQYIVTAETEDGDGNETKSETFFWASAISDSIDIPFKDINLKPSKDLYSVGENAEILILSPVSNGHVVLTVEGNRIFKSQVVKMNGNALKYSVKIGPEMSPNFTLSAVQFSGSEVYKSQVRIVAPPEEKFIKVDLASANKVYRPGDKAEIRLKTTGLGGKAVPAEISVAVVDEAIYQIREEKIPNIGTFFYHPRRNNVQTTLASSYKFFGYSEEKRLKLALAKKGESGYSAIKSEEENRDRFKDTSFWNAKVKTSSDGTAVVSFVLPDNLTSWRVTAIAITSDTKVGRGQTTFVTKKDLMILGGLPRYILKGESQKVNATISNQTNRKLPVNVSLKMEGLKVIGPETATIQLEPGQNQSVQFTVQAVQDPKVKLAKLNIFASSGGLSDSIRSEIPLKVWGSLRVSSDSLGLNKGADSGVLKLNVTKELADPRLEIRLSPATLPALKQSLEYLADYPYGCVEQTMSRFYPLLSAQKAGFINSRIQKELPKMIDAGLKRVQALQRSDGGFGWFEGNSESDVLMSAYVLRALAISQKNGQIVTESLIYRARTFLYSSLEKGVISDNVKSQVLNALSESGSLENSLVESLSKSETKLSFYGKALLGLTLFNQGKKAEASRMFKKALAESGIGKTPFLKLASYGKNPNWEEDKIEGLSTLLSLGVRLKENETVLENLASTILTNRNGYAWNNSRDTSLAVLSLSEYLTVVRESDSVAEIEIKLNGTTLKSTTLSPKSEDGELFKIVVANELIHSGENRIEVIKKDGPLFYATASLFYKDRSKKISAFTNGIQVQRKYYKVKPASDGSGIEVSESKSFSTGDIVLVELNVSKEGNPDSYFMIEDVLLPGFSFLQRDAEYFSGDRKMEYDSRQIFDDRAVFFAAGPSKDFTVRYFLRAEVGGKYKAIPARANLMYYPEVTGASSDDEIKVD, encoded by the coding sequence ATGAAGCGCTTTCAAAATAGGATTCTATGGTTGTCCGTTTGTATCGTATTGGTTTTAGGAGTTGCATTTCGATTTCCGATTTCGGGAAGTCCTAACTTTTATTTAGGAACGGATCGCAGTTTCGGGCCCGGTGAAAAACCGTATATAAACCTCGAAGGGAACGGACGCGCAGATTACGAATTTAGAATCTATAAAATTGCCGATCCCCAAGCATTTCTTTCCAAAAAGGTGAAAGAAAGACTCATTCAGGAAAATAACGAAGGAGCATTCGGAAATCCGATCGCACTTTTTTCCAGGACTATGGATAAGTTCGAAAGAAATTTTCGATCGGTGGCAAGAAAGGAATTTAACTCTTCCACTCGCTCGGCTTTGAAAGATACGTTAGGCGTCAATTACGATGCCCCGTCCCAGGAAAAGACCTTGGCTGTTTCCGCGATTCTTTCCGAACACGAGTTGGTTTCCACCTTTTTCGTTCCGAGCGTTGCTTCTTCTTGGGCTTACAGAAGAATTCCGGTGCCAGTACAGGAAAACGGGGTTTACCTCGTGGAAGGAGTTTCCGGTTCCAATCTTGCTTATACAGTTCTTGTACGATCGGGTTTGAACTTTTTAGTGAAACAGGCCAGCTCGGAAACGTTTGTCTACGTCGCAAGAAAAGATACGGGCGAACCCGTGGGCGACGTCGATCTGAATTTGTTCAGTCTGGAGAATGGAAGTATATTCCATTCTTCTAAAACAGGTTCGGATGGGACCTTTCTTTACAAAGGAAACACTCCGGTGAAAACGTTGATTCTCGCAAAAAAAGGCGGAGAGTATGCAGTCTCCGATCCGGAATTCTACTCGAGTTCTTTTTATGGGGAAGGTGGAGCCCGGGCCTATATTTATACGGAAAGACCCGTTTACAGACCGGGCGATACCGTTTACTTTAAAGGTGTCGTTCGCAATTTCAATCGTGACGATTACAGAGTCGCTTCCGGTGCCGCGACGGTTTCCATCCACTCGGAAGACGGAGAAAGTCCTTTGCCGGCGATCCCGGTATCTATCTCAGGAGACCAAGGAACCTTTTCGGGAGAATTTCAACTTCCGAACGAAGATTCGATCAAACTAGGTAACTTTACTCTCGTACTGAATTTTCAAGATAAAACATTTCAAACCGAATTCGCAGTGGAAGCCTACATCAAGCCAACGTTTCTCGTTACGGTTAACGTGCCGAAATCTAATTTTCTACAAAAGGAAGAAATCAACGCGACAGTCAAAGCAAGATATTATTACGGCCAACCTCTTTCCGGAAAGGAAGTTCAGTTCCGCGTTTTTAGAAGACCCAAATACGATTATTCTCCCGTTGGAAAAATGAATTTCGATGCGAGCGCCGATTATCTGGAGCAAGCTGGCCAGAGCGACAAACAAGAGTTAGTTCATAGTGGAAGCGGGTCTCTGGATAAAAGAGGATTTTATTCCATAAAATTTAAACCGAACAAAGTCGAAAGTGATTCGATATACACGGTGATCGCATCGGTTCAATCCGAAGACCTAACTTTGGACGGTGCGACCTCGTTTTCCGTAAACAGGAGCGCGTTCTTTTTGAAGATGGAGAAAGACCAAGCGGTATATGAACCTGGAAAGGAAAGCAAACTAAGAATCAAACTGGTTCCTTACGACAAAACGTTAAGCGACGAAGCTCGGAAAAAGGAAATCCAAGGACGTAAGGTCGAACTCGTTCTCTACAATCGGGAAATACAACATTCCTCCGAGGGTGGACGTTCCAAAATTTCTAAAACTTCCGCGACTACGAACGATTCGGGTGTAGCGGAGGTTTCGTTTCAGATTCCGAAACGAGGACAATACATTGTCACTGCGGAAACGGAAGACGGGGATGGAAACGAAACAAAAAGTGAAACTTTCTTTTGGGCTTCCGCCATATCGGATTCGATCGATATTCCTTTCAAGGATATCAATTTAAAACCGAGCAAGGATCTTTATTCCGTAGGGGAGAATGCGGAAATTCTTATCTTAAGTCCCGTTTCCAACGGTCACGTTGTTCTTACCGTGGAAGGGAATCGTATTTTTAAAAGTCAGGTCGTCAAGATGAACGGAAACGCTTTGAAGTATTCCGTAAAGATCGGTCCGGAGATGAGTCCGAATTTTACGTTATCCGCGGTTCAATTTTCGGGGAGTGAAGTTTATAAGAGTCAGGTCAGAATCGTGGCTCCTCCTGAAGAAAAATTCATCAAAGTGGATTTGGCTTCCGCGAATAAAGTATATCGACCGGGAGATAAGGCGGAGATCAGATTAAAAACAACCGGACTCGGAGGAAAGGCGGTTCCGGCGGAGATTTCCGTCGCGGTTGTAGACGAAGCGATCTATCAAATTAGGGAAGAAAAAATTCCGAACATCGGGACCTTCTTCTATCATCCACGAAGAAATAACGTCCAGACAACATTAGCTTCTTCTTATAAGTTTTTCGGTTATTCGGAAGAAAAACGTTTGAAACTAGCTTTGGCTAAAAAAGGAGAATCCGGTTATTCCGCGATCAAAAGCGAAGAAGAGAATCGAGATCGATTTAAGGATACGAGCTTTTGGAACGCAAAGGTAAAAACTTCCTCCGATGGTACTGCGGTCGTTAGTTTCGTACTACCGGATAATTTAACATCATGGAGAGTCACTGCGATCGCAATCACTTCGGATACAAAAGTGGGACGAGGACAAACGACTTTTGTAACGAAAAAAGATCTGATGATATTGGGCGGTCTTCCAAGATATATTCTCAAAGGAGAATCCCAAAAGGTAAACGCTACGATCTCCAATCAAACGAATCGAAAACTTCCGGTCAATGTCTCTTTAAAAATGGAGGGACTGAAAGTGATCGGGCCGGAAACTGCTACGATTCAACTGGAGCCGGGTCAGAATCAATCCGTTCAATTTACGGTACAAGCGGTCCAGGATCCGAAAGTTAAATTAGCAAAATTGAATATATTTGCTTCCAGCGGCGGATTATCCGATTCCATTCGATCTGAAATTCCGCTTAAGGTTTGGGGATCGCTTCGGGTTAGCTCTGACAGTCTCGGATTGAACAAGGGAGCTGATTCCGGAGTTTTAAAACTGAACGTAACCAAGGAGTTGGCGGACCCGCGCCTTGAAATCCGATTGAGCCCGGCGACGTTACCGGCATTGAAACAATCTTTAGAATACCTTGCGGATTATCCTTACGGTTGTGTGGAACAGACGATGAGTCGTTTTTATCCTCTTCTTTCCGCTCAAAAAGCCGGCTTTATCAATTCTCGAATTCAGAAAGAACTACCGAAGATGATCGATGCGGGTTTAAAAAGAGTTCAAGCTCTTCAGAGAAGCGACGGAGGATTCGGTTGGTTCGAAGGGAATTCTGAAAGCGACGTTTTGATGTCCGCTTACGTTTTAAGAGCTTTGGCTATCAGCCAGAAAAATGGACAGATTGTGACCGAGAGTTTGATTTATCGAGCGCGAACCTTTCTCTATTCTTCTCTGGAAAAAGGAGTAATTTCGGATAACGTAAAATCTCAGGTTTTGAACGCTTTGAGTGAAAGCGGATCATTAGAGAATTCTTTAGTGGAAAGTCTTTCCAAATCGGAAACCAAACTGAGCTTTTATGGGAAGGCTTTGTTGGGGTTGACCTTGTTCAATCAAGGTAAAAAAGCGGAAGCTTCTCGCATGTTTAAAAAAGCGTTGGCTGAAAGCGGAATCGGAAAAACGCCGTTTCTCAAGTTGGCTTCTTACGGTAAAAATCCGAATTGGGAAGAAGACAAAATAGAAGGTTTGTCAACTCTGCTGAGTCTTGGAGTTCGACTAAAAGAAAACGAAACCGTTCTCGAAAACTTAGCTTCCACGATTCTTACCAATCGAAACGGTTATGCTTGGAATAACTCCAGAGATACTTCTTTGGCGGTTCTAAGTTTATCCGAGTATTTGACCGTCGTTAGAGAATCGGACTCCGTAGCGGAGATTGAAATCAAACTGAACGGCACAACCTTAAAGAGCACAACCCTCTCTCCAAAATCGGAGGACGGTGAACTTTTTAAGATCGTAGTCGCAAACGAACTCATTCATTCCGGGGAGAATCGGATCGAAGTTATCAAAAAGGACGGTCCTTTGTTTTACGCAACCGCCTCCTTATTTTATAAGGATCGATCCAAGAAAATCTCCGCATTCACAAATGGAATTCAGGTACAAAGAAAATATTATAAAGTAAAACCGGCTTCGGACGGTTCAGGCATAGAAGTTTCCGAATCGAAATCGTTTTCTACCGGCGATATCGTATTAGTAGAATTGAATGTTTCTAAGGAAGGAAATCCGGATTCTTACTTTATGATAGAAGACGTTCTATTGCCAGGATTTTCTTTTCTTCAAAGGGACGCGGAATATTTTTCCGGAGATCGTAAGATGGAATACGATTCTCGACAAATCTTCGACGATCGAGCGGTGTTTTTTGCCGCAGGACCTTCAAAGGATTTTACCGTTCGTTATTTTCTCAGAGCGGAAGTTGGAGGAAAATACAAAGCGATCCCGGCGAGAGCAAACCTTATGTATTACCCCGAAGTTACAGGAGCGAGTTCCGATGATGAAATCAAAGTGGATTAA
- a CDS encoding DUF1175 family protein produces MNRITSLIGLSIFLFFSCGPFFTPNIDSTKVRIPADGKSIAVITITNPYFGAPDSFQWDEKRESFLKLLSLENSDSKQIIRLIAGYKPGRDLLRTKFGTLIEIELFSREGDWDEDGFPDQAELRSEEDRQAFREWFVQIALSQYLKETGSWNLKERDCSGLIRFSYKEALKKHDLLWQKKIGILLDKNIPDVREFQYPDIPSIGINLFQTGSKTFGTFADAESLEQYNSSFVSKDLESGLPGDILFFREDRGNGTNFHSMILVEENKTNPLLLYHTGSNRGIQLIRARELRKSNRFSPETNNPSFLGLYRFRILD; encoded by the coding sequence GTGAATCGTATTACTTCTTTAATCGGATTGAGTATTTTTTTATTCTTTTCTTGCGGTCCATTTTTCACGCCGAATATCGATTCTACAAAAGTAAGAATTCCAGCCGATGGAAAATCCATTGCTGTGATCACGATCACAAATCCTTATTTCGGAGCCCCGGATTCTTTTCAATGGGATGAAAAGCGAGAATCTTTTTTGAAACTTCTCTCCTTGGAGAATTCCGATTCTAAACAAATCATACGTTTAATTGCAGGTTATAAACCGGGACGCGATTTGCTTCGCACGAAATTCGGAACTCTTATCGAGATCGAATTGTTTTCGCGAGAGGGAGATTGGGATGAGGATGGATTTCCGGATCAAGCCGAACTTAGATCGGAAGAAGATCGACAAGCATTTCGAGAATGGTTTGTTCAGATCGCGCTTTCACAGTATTTAAAGGAAACGGGTTCCTGGAATCTTAAAGAAAGAGACTGTAGCGGTCTCATTCGATTCTCATACAAAGAAGCTTTAAAAAAGCATGATTTACTTTGGCAAAAAAAAATCGGAATTCTTTTGGATAAGAATATTCCCGATGTCCGTGAATTTCAATATCCGGATATACCTTCTATTGGAATCAATTTATTTCAAACCGGTTCGAAAACCTTCGGCACCTTTGCCGATGCGGAAAGTCTCGAACAATACAATTCTTCCTTTGTATCGAAAGACTTAGAATCCGGACTTCCGGGAGATATTTTATTTTTCAGGGAAGATCGGGGAAATGGAACGAATTTTCACTCGATGATTTTAGTGGAAGAGAATAAAACGAATCCGCTGTTATTGTATCATACAGGATCCAATCGAGGGATCCAATTGATTCGGGCGAGAGAATTGCGTAAGAGTAATCGTTTTTCCCCGGAAACTAACAATCCTTCCTTTTTAGGATTGTATCGATTTCGCATTTTAGATTGA
- a CDS encoding DUF3293 domain-containing protein, which yields MIHLKNKIRCLYHILRSGNRLSYSLIDSYLKTRYLVFNPSLSIFAESFNPMLDLFLKEQGRTEWAYLTAANPGSKIISVVENQKRNQELRLELKAFPVFEGEGRGEDSFWNPEFSFLVLGISEKNSLSLGKKFQQNAILVGKMDQRSKLKFLY from the coding sequence ATGATTCACTTAAAGAATAAAATCCGCTGTCTCTATCACATCCTTCGTAGCGGAAATCGTCTTTCTTATTCCTTAATCGATTCTTATTTAAAAACACGTTATTTGGTCTTTAACCCCAGTTTGTCGATTTTTGCGGAATCCTTCAATCCCATGCTGGATCTATTCCTAAAAGAACAGGGAAGAACGGAATGGGCGTATCTGACAGCCGCTAATCCCGGTTCGAAAATCATTTCTGTCGTAGAGAATCAAAAAAGAAATCAGGAACTAAGACTCGAGCTGAAAGCGTTTCCCGTTTTTGAGGGCGAAGGAAGAGGAGAAGATTCGTTTTGGAATCCGGAATTCAGTTTTCTTGTGCTCGGAATTTCGGAAAAGAACTCGCTTTCTCTTGGAAAAAAATTTCAGCAGAATGCGATCTTAGTCGGAAAGATGGATCAAAGATCTAAATTGAAATTTTTATACTAA
- a CDS encoding LIC13255 family lipoprotein yields the protein MYFSFCKFFLQKSSRSFAIGFLFFYLFNGCYQKNTDADFYDFEDANTKLIVAYQAKDVLCNTSRRVTAFVPGRARKKDIDLCVSAVFAVSCQSWSSTSADATPATCKAIEFRY from the coding sequence ATGTATTTTTCATTTTGTAAGTTCTTTTTGCAAAAGAGTTCTCGGTCTTTTGCGATAGGATTCTTATTCTTTTATTTATTTAACGGATGTTATCAGAAGAATACGGATGCGGACTTTTACGACTTTGAGGACGCCAATACCAAATTGATCGTCGCTTATCAAGCAAAGGACGTTCTTTGTAATACAAGTCGTAGAGTGACCGCGTTCGTTCCGGGTCGAGCCAGAAAAAAGGACATCGATCTTTGCGTGAGCGCGGTTTTTGCGGTGAGCTGTCAATCTTGGTCCTCCACTTCCGCAGATGCCACGCCCGCAACCTGCAAAGCGATCGAGTTTCGATATTAA
- a CDS encoding LEA type 2 family protein encodes MRIGCVFFFGFLFFFLSCSALRENYKALQKCKFQVLSLEAQKAELISFPPVPKIIFLAKVEIENPNETEVTIHKFDLSFYVPDSSEKESELARVLSNEKIVIPPLQKKLVDLQVETLFEKKMDRNLLQIALGILQASLSGKELLFSIRGTFEYETIFGAVQIPVDEKIPLKPSKKNSIGF; translated from the coding sequence ATTCGAATCGGATGCGTATTCTTTTTCGGATTCTTATTCTTTTTTCTTTCTTGTTCCGCGCTAAGGGAAAATTACAAGGCTCTTCAGAAATGTAAGTTTCAAGTTTTGTCTTTGGAAGCTCAAAAGGCGGAACTGATCTCTTTTCCGCCGGTTCCTAAAATTATCTTTTTAGCAAAAGTCGAAATCGAAAATCCGAACGAAACGGAAGTCACGATTCATAAATTCGATCTTTCCTTTTATGTTCCCGATTCTTCCGAAAAGGAATCGGAGTTGGCCCGCGTCCTATCGAATGAAAAAATCGTGATTCCTCCACTTCAAAAAAAATTGGTAGATCTTCAAGTCGAGACTTTATTTGAAAAGAAAATGGATCGAAACCTTCTTCAAATTGCTTTGGGGATTTTACAGGCGAGCCTTTCCGGAAAAGAACTCCTGTTTTCCATTCGAGGGACTTTCGAATACGAAACGATCTTCGGTGCGGTACAAATACCGGTGGATGAAAAAATTCCTCTCAAACCTTCAAAGAAGAATTCAATCGGATTTTGA
- a CDS encoding zinc-binding dehydrogenase, whose product MNLPKTYKALELREYSENKNRAQIVEKTIRPLKKGEVLIRMHSASINPSDLMFLRGLYGIKKKLPVVPGFEGSGQVVASGGGFYGSYLKGKNVACTAPGRGDGVYAEYMITEAFSCLPIGKDLSLEQGACLYVNPITAIAMVDLAEKYGAKAIVQTAAASALGKMVVGIAARKGMKVINVVRKPEQETALKAVGAEHILNSEASNFERQLRVLSNELKATVCLDAVAGELTTKVLLAMPYGSRAIIYGALSEKEIPLHAGMMIFQDKKLEGFWLSTWVPQQSPYKIWKLSKELRSLAKKELKTDIAARFPLEKAVEAIDNYAANMTKGKVLIQTPFAEGK is encoded by the coding sequence ATGAACCTTCCCAAAACATACAAAGCATTAGAACTCAGAGAATACAGCGAAAACAAAAACAGAGCGCAGATCGTTGAAAAAACGATTCGTCCTTTAAAAAAAGGAGAGGTCCTGATTCGGATGCATTCCGCCTCCATTAATCCTTCGGACCTCATGTTCTTACGCGGACTTTACGGTATTAAAAAGAAACTCCCGGTTGTCCCAGGTTTCGAGGGGAGCGGTCAAGTCGTTGCCTCGGGTGGAGGTTTTTATGGTTCTTATTTAAAGGGCAAGAATGTGGCCTGCACTGCGCCCGGAAGAGGAGACGGAGTTTATGCGGAGTATATGATCACGGAAGCATTCAGTTGTCTACCGATCGGAAAGGATCTTTCTCTAGAACAAGGAGCATGTCTTTATGTAAATCCGATCACGGCGATTGCGATGGTGGATCTCGCTGAAAAATACGGAGCTAAGGCGATCGTTCAAACCGCCGCGGCAAGCGCCTTAGGAAAAATGGTCGTCGGTATCGCGGCGAGAAAGGGAATGAAAGTGATCAATGTCGTACGCAAACCGGAACAAGAAACGGCTTTAAAGGCGGTCGGCGCGGAACATATTCTCAATTCCGAGGCATCCAATTTTGAAAGACAACTTCGAGTCCTTTCCAACGAACTCAAAGCGACAGTTTGTTTGGACGCGGTGGCTGGAGAATTGACAACAAAGGTTTTACTTGCAATGCCTTACGGAAGCCGTGCGATCATCTACGGCGCTCTTTCCGAAAAGGAAATCCCATTACATGCAGGAATGATGATATTCCAAGATAAGAAGCTGGAAGGTTTTTGGCTTTCTACATGGGTTCCTCAGCAAAGTCCTTATAAGATCTGGAAACTTTCCAAGGAACTGAGATCTTTGGCAAAGAAAGAACTAAAAACGGATATCGCCGCAAGATTTCCTTTGGAGAAGGCGGTGGAAGCAATCGATAACTACGCGGCAAACATGACGAAAGGAAAGGTTTTGATTCAAACTCCTTTCGCGGAAGGAAAATAG
- a CDS encoding (2Fe-2S) ferredoxin domain-containing protein, which yields MADFYNKHIFVCENVRGEGERVSCGRTGSIQLLASLKKKVKDLSIPGKIRIQRAGCLDRCELGPVQVSYPEGRWFSLKTEEDVDIFLKYYIESEQIEKVEHLIIKENA from the coding sequence ATGGCTGACTTTTACAACAAACACATTTTTGTTTGCGAAAACGTAAGGGGAGAAGGGGAAAGGGTTTCTTGCGGACGCACCGGTTCGATTCAGCTATTGGCTTCTTTGAAGAAGAAAGTAAAGGACTTATCGATTCCCGGTAAAATACGAATCCAAAGAGCAGGTTGTTTGGATCGATGCGAACTCGGTCCTGTCCAAGTGAGTTATCCGGAAGGAAGATGGTTTTCTTTGAAGACCGAAGAAGACGTAGATATATTCTTAAAGTATTATATAGAATCGGAACAAATTGAAAAGGTAGAACATTTGATTATTAAGGAAAACGCATGA
- a CDS encoding LIC13259/LIC11441 family protein encodes MFRPFLISIGILLFLTVCTKQRTPITEPEKDALQSILLENESIHSFLMKEEGKIPELSKLETNVQALIALNGGLKSEAEKMLSSLRNKDSKDVEKFFQAYSSFSETLAESVKLAGGNGVFNKFYCPMVKKTWVLQGTKIQNPYAPEMRDCGDLVP; translated from the coding sequence ATGTTCCGTCCGTTTTTAATATCCATCGGGATTCTTCTATTCCTTACCGTTTGTACGAAACAAAGAACCCCCATCACAGAACCTGAAAAAGACGCCCTTCAGTCAATTTTATTAGAGAATGAATCGATACATAGCTTCTTGATGAAAGAAGAAGGAAAAATACCCGAACTCTCCAAATTGGAGACGAACGTTCAGGCTCTGATCGCATTGAACGGAGGTCTAAAATCCGAGGCGGAGAAAATGTTAAGTTCGCTCCGGAATAAGGATTCGAAGGACGTTGAAAAATTTTTCCAAGCGTATTCTTCTTTTTCCGAAACTCTCGCAGAAAGCGTGAAACTCGCGGGCGGAAACGGCGTCTTTAATAAATTTTACTGTCCGATGGTGAAAAAAACCTGGGTGTTGCAAGGTACGAAAATACAAAATCCATATGCTCCTGAAATGAGAGACTGTGGAGATCTTGTTCCCTGA
- a CDS encoding acyltransferase family protein — MIQKLLQYILSPFLKNEKEIQSLNGIRAIAILLVIIYHVWLPFSVTKMPKILQTVLSNFNSGVDLFFVLSGFLIYSGILKYQNEPAKFSQKRFLIGRSLRIFPAYYFCLIILFIYFHGQFQKLYSIPNPNEFQSAELNSISQMLQNSYSDFFYISNYTEHRLSLVGWSLSIEEQFYLLLPLFSTVVLLRLRPSKRILFLTILYLLPLFFRFFYFIKNSDISVLIYSHTRMDSLIAGMILAEIRCLPQPLESRNRKLKEHSVLILSILFLFVGHIFPLEHWFRRTIGFNLFNIGYTLIIYSALRNDGLLSSLLSFSILRPIARLSYTMYLWNVVIAGIVVSKVLSGVRSPGIGEFFIAVLLAILSCFFVSWILYLAIEKPFLILKKIVLKESES, encoded by the coding sequence TTGATTCAAAAACTTCTCCAGTATATTCTTTCCCCTTTTCTAAAGAATGAAAAAGAAATTCAATCCTTAAATGGAATCCGTGCTATCGCGATTCTTTTGGTAATCATCTATCACGTTTGGCTCCCGTTTTCCGTTACAAAGATGCCGAAAATTCTTCAGACCGTACTTTCGAACTTTAACTCCGGAGTAGACCTTTTCTTCGTTTTGAGCGGCTTTCTGATATATTCAGGAATTCTAAAATACCAAAATGAACCGGCTAAATTTAGTCAAAAAAGGTTTTTGATCGGAAGGAGCCTTCGTATCTTTCCCGCATATTATTTTTGCCTTATCATACTTTTCATATATTTTCACGGACAGTTTCAGAAATTATACAGTATTCCAAATCCGAACGAATTTCAGTCTGCGGAATTAAATTCAATTTCCCAGATGTTGCAGAATAGTTATTCGGATTTTTTTTATATCTCGAATTATACCGAACATCGTCTTTCCTTGGTCGGCTGGTCTCTTTCAATTGAAGAACAGTTCTACCTACTGCTTCCCCTTTTCTCGACGGTTGTTTTGCTGAGGTTAAGGCCTTCGAAAAGGATTCTTTTTTTGACGATTCTTTACTTACTTCCTTTGTTCTTTCGATTTTTCTACTTTATCAAGAATTCCGATATTTCAGTTCTGATTTATTCACACACTAGGATGGACAGTTTGATCGCGGGTATGATCCTTGCGGAAATTCGATGTCTTCCGCAACCTTTAGAATCGAGAAACCGAAAACTGAAGGAACATTCAGTTTTAATTCTATCAATTTTATTCCTTTTCGTGGGACACATTTTTCCGTTAGAGCATTGGTTCCGAAGAACGATCGGTTTCAATTTATTTAATATAGGTTATACATTGATAATCTACTCCGCCCTTCGGAATGATGGCCTACTTTCATCCTTACTCAGTTTTTCCATCTTACGACCGATCGCGAGACTCAGTTATACGATGTATTTATGGAATGTCGTAATCGCGGGCATTGTAGTTTCGAAAGTTCTTTCAGGAGTTCGATCTCCCGGCATCGGCGAATTTTTTATCGCCGTATTATTGGCGATTCTCTCTTGTTTTTTCGTTTCTTGGATCTTATACTTGGCGATCGAGAAACCGTTTCTGATTCTAAAGAAAATAGTTTTGAAAGAATCCGAATCGTAA
- a CDS encoding DinB family protein, with product MISPEHCRLLAEYNRWMNEKVYSTSSKLSDLQRKEDRGAYFKSIHSTLNHILWVDLSWLARFQGKELPKGTAGSDLYSDFGELFRKRKECDEKIIEWASGIESTWLETPFRFFSIVYQRELEKPTWVLVDHIFNHQTHHRGQITTLLSQMGLDVGITDLAWM from the coding sequence ATGATAAGTCCGGAACACTGTAGACTTTTGGCTGAATACAATCGATGGATGAACGAAAAAGTTTATTCCACCTCTTCGAAGTTAAGCGATCTTCAGCGTAAAGAAGATAGAGGCGCATATTTTAAATCGATCCATTCCACTTTGAATCATATTCTTTGGGTGGATTTGTCTTGGCTGGCGAGATTTCAAGGAAAGGAACTTCCAAAAGGAACGGCCGGTTCTGATCTTTATTCGGACTTCGGTGAATTGTTTCGAAAGAGAAAAGAATGTGATGAAAAGATCATCGAATGGGCCTCAGGAATTGAATCGACTTGGCTTGAAACCCCTTTCCGTTTTTTCAGCATCGTTTATCAGAGAGAACTTGAAAAGCCGACTTGGGTTTTAGTCGATCATATTTTCAACCATCAAACCCATCATCGTGGTCAGATCACAACTCTCCTTTCTCAAATGGGTCTTGATGTCGGAATCACGGATCTGGCGTGGATGTAG